From the genome of Uranotaenia lowii strain MFRU-FL chromosome 1, ASM2978415v1, whole genome shotgun sequence, one region includes:
- the LOC129738393 gene encoding uncharacterized protein LOC129738393, giving the protein MEDEKFNSLVTLIRRALTICGFDILNEEWRLHLWSLVTIVVVLTFPLSVARLLILQPNSLDLIAEGFALLITDVGAMIALLDYVYNRKHYRAIMEDIRSRRYNYVGPEIDALFDESFNRNIFYVKFLYTLYISSSVSYLTLPFVLPNEKKFNLPLPGILPFLSTDSPFFYFGNIGYHVFVVIIVQHIFSAQCSILVTSVISCCCQIDALKIMVVDFGKIINDPTSSPRIISEAFTNVFLHHSSTKDFIAWIQRQYAVVYLSIFLVCGGIVTTCLSVLSEQLISPCNFLMISGFFSALVHCYFGNALLITNDRLPDVVYEINWEELPVSKQKDFKFFLANSQLPAQLDGMLLPLTMNTFIQVGF; this is encoded by the coding sequence ATGGAAGATGAGAAGTTCAACTCTCTAGTAACTCTGATTCGACGTGCGCTGACCATCTGCGGTTTTGATATCTTGAACGAAGAGTGGCGTCTGCATCTGTGGTCTCTCGTGACCATCGTCGTAGTGTTGACGTTTCCGCTCTCAGTTGCCCGTTTGCTGATTCTGCAGCCCAATTCGTTGGATCTGATTGCGGAAGGTTTTGCCCTTCTAATCACCGATGTTGGAGCGATGATCGCTTTGCTGGATTACGTCTATAATCGGAAGCACTATCGAGCAATCATGGAGGACATCAGATCACGGCGATACAACTATGTTGGTCCAGAAATCGACGCCTTGTTCGATGAAAGTTTTAATCGGAATATTTTCTacgtgaaatttttatatacgCTGTATATTTCATCGTCAGTTTCCTACTTGACCCTGCCTTTTGTTCTACCGAATGAGAAGAAGTTTAACCTACCTTTGCCCGGTATTTTACCTTTCTTGAGCACAGATAGTCCTTTCTTTTACTTCGGAAACATTGGTTATCATGTATTCGTTGTTATAATCGTTCAACACATATTCTCAGCCCAGTGCTCGATTCTCGTAACCAGTGTTATATCTTGTTGCTGCCAAATCGATGCGCTGAAAATTATGGTCGTCGATTTTGGGAAAATCATCAATGATCCGACCAGCTCCCCACGAATCATCTCCGAAGCGTTTACTAACGTCTTCTTACATCATTCTTCGACGAAAGATTTCATTGCGTGGATCCAGCGCCAATACGCTGTAGTTTACCTATCCATATTTTTGGTTTGCGGTGGAATTGTCACAACGTGTTTGAGTGTACTTTCGGAGCAATTAATCTCACCGTGTAATTTCCTGATGATATCTGGGTTTTTCTCAGCTTTGGTTCACTGCTACTTTGGGAATGCTCTACTCATCACCAACGATCGATTGCCGGATGTGGTCTATGAGATCAATTGGGAAGAGCTTCCGGTTTCAAAAcagaaagattttaaattttttctcgcAAACTCCCAGCTGCCAGCTCAACTGGATGGCATGTTGCTGCCTCTCACCATGAATACTTTCATTCAGGTCGGTTTTTGA